Below is a genomic region from Astatotilapia calliptera chromosome 2, fAstCal1.2, whole genome shotgun sequence.
AAAAGAACACAGGATACATCACCTGCTGTTCCATTTGAAGCGTCAACAGTCAAGCAAGTTTTTCCATCAGCTGATAGGATATAGTGTGAGAAACAAGAGCAGTGGGCAAAACCCATCTTGCTTTCACACACCTGGGAACAACCTCCCTTCAGGTGAAGGCACATATCTGCCCCTAAAAAACAGGACAGAAGTATAAGCCCAGGAATTCTTTAGAACTGATGGATGCTGTGTGCcacttgtttttgttattggcACATGTGTCCAATCTGCATGTATCTAAATATGCATGGCACTTGTTTTTTTAGATCATTGTAATCATGGTTGTTCCTCTGTACCTGGCTTAGCAAGGGGATGAACTACAACAATAGATGCTGGTTGCACCATGCTCCCTTGGATCCATTGCAATGTTTTCCCAGTCCGCTTATGCACACTGGTCAGCTGGTGGCGTTCCTGATCAGAGATCCAGAGCCTGTCTTCAAATAGTGCAAGATCAAAAGGTTGGCCTGGAACAAATTAGGGCAGACGGCAAGAAAATCTGAGTTGACTCAGTGATTCCAGGTGAGAGGCGCTTGTGTTCAGCTGTAAATGCAGTGATACTGGTTAAACTGGATTTTCTCACATTTGAATTGTGGATGATGCTATGAATGAGAAAGTTAACTTAAGAAGAGGTATACTTTTGCCATTTGAGTCAAGATTAGTAGGACAGCTGTACTATATCAGTTATACTTAGTATTAATTATCTGTCATATATCCTAGAGTAACTTATCATATATTAACTTACATATTCATTTTACAACAATGAAATTCTTATTCCCCATGCATTTATATCTGCTTTTTTAGATATATACATTTCACATAAACCTCACCTACTTGGTTCTTTGACAGGACTCGTCGATCTGAACCATCCAGGGCGGCAGTCTCTATTGTGCCTTTCCTCTGATCACACCAGAATACTCGGTCCTCTGTGAAGTCAATTGTCAGGCCAGTGGGCGACACAAGGTTGGTCCTAGCAATGACAGCACGGTCTCTCCCTTCCAGGGAGGAACATTCCACCACAGGATGGGTCCCTATGTCAGTCCAGAATAACTTCCtcaaaaagttaaaagaaagaaatagagAGCAAGTGGTACACAAAGTTATTAAACCACCTGTttacagtgcttaacaaattcTATTAGACCATCtgtgataaaaagaaaacaaaaatacaaatattttagaaatctgaAAAAACTGAACCGAATTCATGTCTTTAAACCCAAACTGGACTACTCTGAGAAGTCTTCAGTTGTTCAAGCATAACAGTCAACCTCTAGAACTAATTTTCAGGcatgcaaataaataactgtaatttggcatcttaTTCAAAAAATAATGATGTGCTTTACTGCATTGTatgctttttttgtaaaacagtaaatttgaagatataatttaataatttaagtttggtggtggtctaataaatttgttaagcactgtataTACAAATCATCTATATCTTTTTGTGATATTCATTGttacaaaatattttgtttaaaatgtcattaaaacatGACCTTTATTGGCCAGATCACTGTGAGATTATATACTCACTATCCATTTTGTTAGGTATATCTCTTTAACcaatttttaatgtaaatatttaatatttattgtttCAGAAACTCTTCATTTTCTGGGATTTCCCCACACAAACATCTCTAGgggtgaaaaatgaaattaaagatGCAATTTACTCCACAAAATGGGCAACTGAAGACTGGAAAACAGTACCTGGTGTCTTGGTTTATGCAGCTACAGCCAGATGAATGGTCAGAATTTAGTGTAAGcagcatgaaagcatgaatccatcctgccttgtagcAACAATTCAAGCTGCTTGtcgtgtaatggtgtggggtaGTATTTTCTTGGTGCACTTTGGGACCAACTCAGCATTGTTGTCAACATCTTTTGCTGTTAGCCATGTGGCTCCTTATATGACCACAGCATACTCATCTTCTAATGCTAGTTTTCATGTGTCAGGGGCTTCGTGTGTGGATGAGAGGAAGGGAACCAAACGCAGGACGGATGAGCAGAGCATAAGATGACTGGCAGACTGAAATGACTGAACTGGCTGGCTGGACTGGACACACGTGCGAAGTAGACAACATCAATGACAAGACGGTGAACAGAAggaaactgaggacttaaataccctgactgatgatgatgacgattggagaccggtgagtacacagctgaacataatccgACTAATGACACAGGAAGCGGAACTAGAACATAATGCGCAGAGACTGACAAAGGGCTGACATCATAAAACAGGACATGTGTACATATGGAAACTAAACAGAGAACATgactaaactgaaaacactgggtcaacgacccaggaaccctgacacacTGAGTTCATTGTACTCAATGACTTCTATGGTCCATCCAGTACAGCATCTTAGGGATGTGGTAAAATTGGAGATTCAAATCTGTAGCAAGTGTATGATGCTAACATACTGTAAcaatatgaaccaaaatctgTGGTTAGTGCTTCCAGCTTGGTAAAACTGTGCCATGAGGAGGCAAGGCAGTTCTAAAGACAAATGGGGGTAAAAAATCGGGTTCAAACTGGCaatagcaaggtgtacctaatgaactGACTCTGGTGAGTGTTAGTCAAAGTTAATCAAACTGCTTGGTAATTATTAATGTGGTATTTGTTGTTTATTGATTAGTCTTTAGTCAATTGTATTGGTGAAAGAGTGATGCATATGGCTATACTCACTTTGCAAGAGGATGAACTGCGATTCCTCTTGGCTTTTCCAGACCTTTTCTCACAATAGTTTCCCTGTGAAGTCCATCCAAAGTACTGCAATCAACAGTTGACCGCCTGAGGGGCAAAATATGTGCATGCAGAAGTTTAATTTCCCCAGTGTCAGTTATTTCCTGATGAAGTTCATTCAGATTAAAAGAGATTAAGAAAGCTGGGTGTGACCTAAACGATAAACTTTAGATAGACAATTGAATAGAACTAGAAAGCAAACATCTACTAACAGCAAATGACCAGCACTGTATGAAGAAACTGTTTTCATTGTGTAATTCttacacacactgcacaccttTTATCCGTCCAGTACATCTTGCGATGAACCCAGTCAACTGCAAGCCCCTCTGGTGAATCCAAACCATCAGAGATGAGAATGTTTCTTGGGCCACCTTTTATGTCAACTCGCTCAATTGTTTTCTGGCTTGTACTTGCAAAGTACACctttaaatgcaaaatatatCATTTATGAATACTTGcatttataatataaatatgaataattatataatataaactGGAAGGAAAACATGTGGATCATTGTCCAAACAAGCATAATGAGGTAATAGTAAGGGGCATGCATTACAGTGCTTGTCCACTGGGTGACACTGCAGATCCATAGCAAAATCATTTCCTGATTTAACTCAATTCTATTACAATGAGTCATTCGACCTTATACTCATACTCTTGGAACGCTTTCCATCTTACATTGTTCTGGACAGGGTCATAGTCTAAAGCTACGATTATTCCTCTGGGCTCCTCTGCCAAGATTTGATCCACAGTGCCATCAGGGTTAATTCTCCGGACATCTACTAGATTAGCAACTAGTAGATAAGATGGAGGTCCTGaagaaaaatataagaaaatacaGTGTTTCGTGGTCAAATGCACTGCAGCTTTCACCttgtgttttttgacttttgcaTTGGAAACAGATGCAAAAAGGTAGacggtgtgtgtgtctttgtgggcACATGTAGCTCAGCTATCTGCTATGCCATTGTTTGACTCACCAGTTGCAATGCAGTGCTTGCCATCTTGGTGGAGCTGGTAGCCAGGCAGACAGCCACACTCCCAGCTTACAGGGGTGACAGGGTTGCAGAGCTGACTGCATCCTCCTctatctgcagatgaacagcctGGAACCATGAAAAACAATGTGGGCACAGCTAAGCTTATGAATTTGTTAAAATTCAACAGACCTTTGCTTAGTTGCAGTATTTACTCTTAACACAAAATTATGTTGTGTCAACACTGGTTCTGGCATCAGATTTCACTGTAATCCAGTTTATCCATTGCAAAATAAATCATATGCATAAAAAagttaatcattttaattattatattcTAAACTGATGCAAGATATTGGCCCACAATAAACTGAAAGTATTACAACAGTTACTACACTGTTGCACATTCATCTCTTTGATCCATCTATCCTCAGTTTGACCACATCAACTCAACTCTTATTCATGAAATATTTATACAGTCTTGGCTCCAAATCACAAAGTAGGCACTGTATCTGCTGCTTAGTTTTTTGGAAATGAGCAACCAATATGTTCCATTAAACTGTCATTCAGTCAGTTGATAGATTCATGCTattgttccttttcttttactACGATGCTATAGTTAAAATGTAAACGTAATGGGAAACTGAATCCAGTATGTGTATACTCTGTATGTTAGCCATATACTATAAGGTTAGTGTTGTAAATGAGAATAATATTAacgctacatttttttttactaagtgtatttatataattttttaataaaaggtaGATTTTAGTATTGGAACATGGGGCAAAGTGGTGTAATACTGGCCATACCAGTACATGTTTGTCCATCCTCCTGTAGTATAGATCCCTCAGggcaaacacagacagcacCATTTCCTGTTGACAGGCACCCATTGCCGCACTTTGTCATATTCCTTTCACATGGTATGATTTCTGTAATAGAAAAAAGACAGTtctatcaaaaataaaaacaagaaatctttgatttttaacgataaaataacaattaaaaaaatcaaagaaaaaaaatcaaatggatTTGATTCATGTAGATTAACATAAAGATTACATGAACTTCAACTCAAACTGATGTgagttaattacatttttttacagtCATTCATAGTGCCAATAAAGGCAACGTGATGCTccatgtaaataaaatagactTGAGTCTATTTTTGGGCCAGTAGACTGTGGATCAGCCGGATGGACAGCAAGCTTCTTAGCCCCTGTTCTGGTAAAATCCTTTGATGAAGTCAGCTCTAATCCTATCAAAATAGTGGAAAGTGTGATAAGAAAGTCAAACCCAAACACTGAGGGTGATGTAATGCTAGTTAAAAGGCACATGGGGTCTCCTGTACCAGAGATCCTGAGGTGAGTATGTACCAGTACTAAAAAGCAGTAGATAAATGTGACATTTAAGTTTTctatgtattatattataagacacatgatttactcatttaCTCAAGTGTCTATCGTTTTATTTATGCTGCAGAATTATAAGAATAAAGTATGAATCGTGTAAAGATGTATCAGAGGACACAAGTGGCCATCATCATAAGTGAATCATAACACAAGTCATTTAAGTTTTATCTTACTGAGAACATTATCATTTATTGTATAATGTGatattttattgctgttttttctGCGTTTATTTCATATATAGGTTTTGTACAGTAAACAATAGGATAGTTTATTCTTCTTATCATGGCTAAATTTATTTCAGATCTTTTTATAGTCTTCCATTAAACCTTTCAGTTAGGCCAGAAACGCTCCATGTCAACAGTGCATGTGGTAAAACTactgctttttcatttttttgtctttatataaaacaattaaaaatggcACTTCAAGTAGGTAAATAACTACAGTTCTTCTGTCGTCTGTGCAACCAAGTAAACTCTGTTGTAATCTCCATTGTCTAACCTGCTGCTTGGCTCTATGTTTGTTTCATACTGGACCTTGGCAAAGGTTGTCAGCTAAGCAGCTTAGAAAGACAAAGCTGCTGACCAGATATGTTCCCTACTGCAAATGTCACCTCATCATCTAATCTCATTGTCTGTGAACTTTTCCTGTTGTCTTGAGCATATTGCTGTGAGAGTAGAAAAGAGATTATGATCTGACtataaaaatatactttttaaaaaaaagttttactatatcttgaaattaaaaaaacagaaactataaatgtttgaaaaaatgtcaaaaaatcaTCAAATTTAAGTCAAAATTACatacaagtaaaaataaaatttaataaaataaaatccaagtTTATTTAACTAAATAATTATTTCTTATACATGACCTTGACAAATGAACTTTTAGCTGAAAGCCAAAAATAATCGCGTTATCGTGATGTCCTTTGTTCTACCTGATCGTCTCAGTGCTCTTAAATGTTTAGAAGTTGGACAaagtttcagtgttttgttttgaccCAAGTGACCTAACACACAATTGTCAGCTCACATATATCTAGTCTGTCTTGAGGCCTGTGACCCTCAAGCCTTCTAGGGTCAAAGTAGTATCTGGTAGATAAATGCCAGCTTTGACAGCAGCACAAAGAAGATCTGCAACCCAAGCTTTAGTCATGTTCAGATCTTGAATATacattttacttgttttttttttctattttcactgtaaaacaCATGACAAAGCTATATTGATATTATAAACATAGTTATACTTTACCTTGGCATGTTTTCCTGTCTGGTAAGAGGGCATATCCTTTAGGACAGGTACAGAAATAAGATCCAGGAATGTTCTCACAACCAAGCGAGCAGCCATGATTCCAGTGGGCACATTCATTTACATCTATggtacacacagacaaagatggTAATATTTTTTGCAAGTAGATGctaatatttatgttttctgtgCTTTATATATAAGTCCTTTTAATTGTGGCTGTCCCCTGTAACAGTGATCCCTGCTAGTACTAGGTTTGGCCCCTTTGGGCTTCAGACGTGCCTTAAGTATtcgtggcacagattcaacaacatGCTTTCTCAGAGAATTTGGGCCATGCTATCATGATACCATCATTCAGTTGTTGCAGAtctgttggctgcacatccacgaTGCCAGTCTCCCAATCCACCACATCCTAAAGGTGCTCTTCTAAATTGAGACTGGTGACTGTAGTGGGCTTTCAGCTGAACTGAATGGTAATGTTTATGAAACtgatttgagatgatttgagctttgtgacatgttaCATTATCTTGctagaagcagccatcagaagttGGGTACATTGTGGTCATACAGGAATAGAGATGGTCAATGGTGTTTGAACAATGAAGTTGGTACTAAGGACCAAAGAacaccaagaaaatatccccaatGCTGTTACACCATCCACAGCCTTGAACACTGATAGAAGACAGGATGACTCTATGTTGGCTTTCATGTTATTTAtcccaaattctgaccctactaATGTCATCAGATCAGGAAGTCTTCTACTGTTCAGTGTCTAGTATCCTTCTTTTCCTATTCTTAGCTGATTAAAGTAGCTTCCAGTGTTATTCTGACtaaagtaaaaatgtgtttttgctggTGTATTTGTAACTGCCTTCTTATTTTAATACCAACCTTTACAGTAAGTGCCTTCCATACTGAGAACAAAACCTTCACTGCACTGACAAACGCCTTGGTCTGCCAAACTGGAACAGACGTTAACACAGTTGCCACCTTGGTCATCACAACCTGTTGGAAGTGATTGCTTGATACATTATCTAGAATATAAACACAATTCATTTAACTAAGAAGAACTTTAAATGTATGATAATGTTGAGCTGTAACCTGGAAATGGTGATAGCGGGTCTGCTGTTGGCTGATTAAGTGGATGCACGATCTTGATATCAACTGGAGGTTTACCCATTTGTTTTATGTTAACAACATGTGGCTCTCCACCAGTGTacttgtttacttgttttataACCCGAGACTCAGAATCGGTGTAGTATATGTGCTCCAGAAAAACAGATATTCCAACTGAATGAGACCTGATAAAAAAGAAGACATAATGAGTGGCTTTCGACTGGCTTATTTGATCATTTACATCAACACTCTGAtctacattttctttattaacAAAGTTAAAGGATGAGtaacaaattgtatttttactAAATACTCACTGAAGTGGAAGATTCATGGTGTGTAGGGCGTTCCCATTGTAATCACAAGAGGCAATGGCACTTTCTCCTTGTGGCCCAAACTGAACCCAGAACAGTCTTTTGTCTACTCGGTCAATCGACAGTGCTCTCAGTTGTTCAGTTATCTTAATTAGTGTAATTTTCATCTGTCCTGTGACATCAGACCTTTGGATACTTGGAGACATCCCCCCAGATAACCAAAACAGAAACCTGCAATATGCatgttttgggggaaaaaaggttTTGCAATGAGCCtttccaaaatatttttttctgaagtTAGCTTTGCATCTGTTATGAAATATGGAAACTTAGTTGCTTCCAGTAAGGGCACTGCTTAGACATTTCCTCATATGTTAAGCCTGCCAAATCAGGAGACTCATAATTCTTTTGCCTCAAACTCATTTTTGGTAATGCTTAATAAACTGTAGCCCAATTGAATTAAAGCCTGAGAGAAGTGTACGATAATAAGTTATGTAAAAAGCAATTTAAATATGCTCTTGGCACTTTTTAatcatgaaaaatgtttttaaatgaaattattcagtGTTGCTTATCCATCAGGCCAAACTGAAGGGAAGTAAATTCCTACTGCTGTCCTTGATCAGAGGTATATGAGAGTCAGTCAGTCAATTTTTATATCATTTGATCCTTCCATATAGTATCGGAAGGatcaaatgaaaaacagcaaacaaaacaaaaaactgctgtCATTATGACATCTGCATAGATTACCTATTAGAGGGGTCAACGCTTATAGAATTGGGCTGGGTCAAGTGTCTTAAAAGAGTCCTCTGTTTCTTCCCATTTATATCGATTCTCTTTACTTCCCCCTtttctccacttgtccagtATACGCTGTTCCAAATCCAGTCCACTGCGAGGCCAGAGATGTGTTTGTCATATGAATACAGTTTCTGCAAAAGAAGCATTCataattaatcattttaaatctgCGGCTCTGAAAGTTTCCAGAACAATGCAGgataacattaacattaaacaatTTAATTATGGTAATTACAGTTTCTGAAAGATCTTTTAAAAGCCTCCAAATTAGATGCTGTACTAATTAGGTTATTAAAAATTCCTAAATCATTAAAAGTGATCCTAAGCTGCTGGTTAGCTTTGGGGGTATTAAGTCTTATTAGCGGTGTATTCCATACTTTGACATTTCACACTATTGGGGACCTTGGAAGTTTCTTTGTTAGAAGATCAAAAATGATTCAGAAAAGCACATATAAAGCAGATCACGTTACTTCCATTATACTTACAAAAATTAAGGAAAATAGgtctgctgttgtttattttactggtttaaaaaatgtgtttgttgggATTTTTAGAGTGACTTTTCTAAAGTGTGTGAAACGTTGGTCAGACTGTGAGCACATTATAAGTAGTTTTATGCAAATATTTGGTAGTTTTGTATCTTAACATTGTTATGGAATCTACTTGTAAATtaagacaaaacacaaaaataatttaaatatcaaATTTTCTTGTGTTGTCATCCAAAGGATATACTAAGTAGTAGTacgtaaaatgttttaaaacttgCAAAATAACCTGTCATTTTATAATTCAGCAATTTGTAATAAAATGGTGCACACCCTTTTAGTCTAGCATGGAAATAAAAAGGCTTTCACTAATAAGttacacacacaggaaaacaatcaaacagagaaaaagtcCACTTACACTTGGGCGCAGTTACATAATCACCTGTTTGTGTGCTCCTTTCACAGATGCTTTGTAGATGACCCCAGTGTGCCTGTCAACCCAGTAAACTCTCTGTTCTTTGAAATGAAAGTCAAGCAGGATAGAGCTTCCGACGCCAGGCACAAGCCTTCTGTGATTCTTGCCATTAAGGCCCATCCGATGAATAGCTTTACCATGGCCAAATATCAGGAAAGGCTGTGAAGCTTAGCAAATCATTACACACgttattaaagttaaaaatttaCAGTGAAGATCATTTGAACGCCTTACTTCTGTAAAAATAATATCTTAAGTAAACACAG
It encodes:
- the egf gene encoding pro-epidermal growth factor — encoded protein: MPEAMITVILIYFMMQTAGALLLGTTCWDEHLLQAGSNSSCTASQPFLIFGHGKAIHRMGLNGKNHRRLVPGVGSSILLDFHFKEQRVYWVDRHTGVIYKASVKGAHKQKLYSYDKHISGLAVDWIWNSVYWTSGEKGEVKRIDINGKKQRTLLRHLTQPNSISVDPSNRFLFWLSGGMSPSIQRSDVTGQMKITLIKITEQLRALSIDRVDKRLFWVQFGPQGESAIASCDYNGNALHTMNLPLQSHSVGISVFLEHIYYTDSESRVIKQVNKYTGGEPHVVNIKQMGKPPVDIKIVHPLNQPTADPLSPFPGCDDQGGNCVNVCSSLADQGVCQCSEGFVLSMEGTYCKDVNECAHWNHGCSLGCENIPGSYFCTCPKGYALLPDRKTCQEIIPCERNMTKCGNGCLSTGNGAVCVCPEGSILQEDGQTCTGCSSADRGGCSQLCNPVTPVSWECGCLPGYQLHQDGKHCIATGPPSYLLVANLVDVRRINPDGTVDQILAEEPRGIIVALDYDPVQNNVYFASTSQKTIERVDIKGGPRNILISDGLDSPEGLAVDWVHRKMYWTDKRRSTVDCSTLDGLHRETIVRKGLEKPRGIAVHPLAKKLFWTDIGTHPVVECSSLEGRDRAVIARTNLVSPTGLTIDFTEDRVFWCDQRKGTIETAALDGSDRRVLSKNQVGQPFDLALFEDRLWISDQERHQLTSVHKRTGKTLQWIQGSMVQPASIVVVHPLAKPGADMCLHLKGGCSQVCESKMGFAHCSCFSHYILSADGKTCLTVDASNGTAEYGNSGSVDLTPLKNKTFNTASLPLTTDVSSQPTFFTDKMISDQNECYSLRCDVNAQCLLNSGHPNCLCQEGFTGDGQLCVDIDECNLGIYNCDKNEECQNTAGKYYCKCLAGYYSDGQTCQELESTSPWVTPGTSADVTTKRHNGNAESCPATYETYCLYHGVCFYFPELDSYACNCVSGYMGERCQFSDLEWLELQRAEKEKKRNVVITACMVVLVSLLSITACVTYCYGTRKRFHKQPSVDNVSETSMTDESMSETTTTTVPRFYIVAENGVEGKVIPAMGCPRRAVCTSCSSETGANSESDESGKLSQHNKGYECSMVSAAATGTMQPTVHLSSPSL